The DNA sequence CACGGCCATGATTCTCAAACATAACCTTTGGATTAAGAATTTTAATCCAATCCAAACTTCATTTATGCTTGATCCTTGGTTATTTGATGTTCCTCTAGCTTTCAAACCTACTTTCTTGAATATGGACATTGTATCTAATGATGTTGGGTTTATCGAAGCTTATTGTTAATGACCATTGGAATCAAAAGTCTTCTTGCTTTTAATCTTTTGGTGATCTCCTCGGTCCTTTGATCCCAACTTCTTGTACCCCGATTATTctagtgataatttttttgggtCCGGTTTCTCACCATCTAATGTGAACTCTCTTCTACTATCTACCATCACTTGAACCTTCATTCCTCTGAACCTCCGAGTGGTATGGTTGGACAAAAACTTTGAAGCTAAGTGTTGCTCCAAGGGTGAAACATTTTTATTTGGCTCATGTTGCATGGTAAAAATCTCTACTACTCGATTTCCAACAAAGATCAATATCGGCCCTAGAACTCGTGGTGTGTTTTGCAAAATCGAGTATGAATCTATTGATCATATTTTCCTTGATTGTCGTTGGACCCGCATTGTGTGGAATATGCTTAATCAACACCATTGTACTCATATATCATTCCCGCATCCTATTTCACCGGGTCATTGGCTTTATCGAGTATAATTATTCTATCTATACTAAGTCTGTCATTGGGGCTTGTATTTGGCTTATTTGGAAAGTTCGCTAGGATGCTATTTTTTTAGCAATGTGACTCCAAGCTTTAATCTTATTGCTTCTAAAGTCACGCCCATGTTCAAGAGTTTTCTCAGGAGAATTCTTCTCACATTGGCCGGAAGCTCCTCCTAAATAACTTCTCTCACATCAATGGACTTATTCTCTTCTTTGCTTTCAGCCAGGGCACCAACTCCAAAACAGTAGGTTGGGCTTCTTCGCTCTAACTATACTTATTCCATTTTTTTGTGCAGTTGTTGCACTTTCTCTCGCCGAATCCCCGCCTTTGAAGCAACCATCAAAGCCTCCAAATTGCCATCGATCTCTCTTGACCGCAATTTGACATCAAGCGCATCTTatattgttgtctctgctttCTCCACCACCGCTGCTGGGCTAATCCTACTCGGGTTGGCGTGTTGATCATGATATCTCTGTCCCTCAACCATTTTCTTCACCTTTGCCGGAAATCCTCCATTGGTCTTCATCCCTCCCTCCCTGAATGCTCCCCGCACCTGGTCTTGCTTCTCATGGCAAAAGAACAATCATCTTCTCTCGCCTTTTTCCTCTCTCGGCCGAGACTCCCGCCTGCTGgatcatgaaattattttcagatttttggtttttttatttctaatttctcTGCTTTTTGATTATTTGTATTGTCTTACTTCGGGTTTGTTagtgtgtttgtttgtcttGTTTTTGCTTCTTGGTTTGTAATCCCTAAACGCTttgtttttcccttttattcaataaattcaGCTCTCGAGCTCTTTTCTccaaaaattgaatttaaataaatgtgattttttttttaatttaagtttatttttcattcaagagATTTTTTGGGGGAGTAATATAGACAAGCGGCTACAATTCTAGAGATTAtaaggaatttttttaattgccttTCGAAGCACGTGAACACTTAATTTTACATGGATATATGTGTgttcttattaattataatgGTAGAGCTACATTAGAGATTattctcacaaaaaaatttaatagtggTCGACTATGTTATAAAGCAAGCAAGATATATGCATGGGAGGAACCGACTATGCTAAGATATATGCATGCGCGGGGCAGGGGTCAAGAGGGTGCTTGAGCAACCCTTTAGCCTCATTTTACATGGATATATGTGTgttcttattaattataatgGTAGAGCTACATTAGAGATTATTCtcacaaaaaatttaatagtgGCTGACTATGTTATAAAGCAAGCAAGATATATGCATGGGAGGAACTGACTATGCTAAGATATATGCATGCGCTGGGGGCAGGGGTCAAGAGGGTGCATGAGCAACCCTTTAGCCTCAaccaatgttatatatatatatatattaatatatatattcagaggAATAGTTGGATGTATCTATGCAGTCGCAGCACCCTTTCTCTTCTCACTCTCTCACTGTCTCTAACTCTCTagctctctctctatatataggGGTTGCATCATCTGCGAAATCTACGAACGTTCGTATCAACAGTTCAATTTTAATCGAACGGTTCAACACTATTAAGTTAACAGTATCTCTGTGCACTATTTATAAGCACGgtaaaaagtgggatgcacagtattttaatctaaaccaCACAAGCAATCTAATTGAAACAATCTCAACCGTTCTTTTTgcactatttataagcacagtaaAAGTGAGATGTACAGTGTTTTAATCTAAATCAAAACTAAACCCAAATTAAACTAATTAACCCATCCTTAAACCAAAATTTCATCTCACTGTAGCACAATTAAAGTTACTGTGCTCACATGCGGATGTTCTACTAACGTCCCAGATGATGtttacccatatatatatatattcataattaattggatatttattttaattttcctacaaaatattattgtttttacaaattaatcctgatagttttaaaaaataatatttagaacaaaaataaaatttattatttagatattttataaattagtttatataatataaaagattcttttcccaaaaaaattattgtttggtcttccatttattacaaattaatttatatagaagaaaataattatatttttaaaaaaattgcaaatatttATTGGTTGAAACTGTGGTTTTTATTAGttaggatataacatataaagtatatgttttaaagaaatatttataaatatatatatatatatatagaaaaaataattataacaatttattattttgccccttaatattttatatttttatattttcattattttatatttttatttttttagttgattgattgatttatttatttaatattagatgtttttgttgagtttgctatttttaaaacttttgagaaaatttgtaaaaatttgtATGATTGATTAATGTGCATTGATTCAGGGATTTGAGAAATgctaaaacttttatttaataataaataatttttttaattatgattaatttaaacaGAAGTTTAAATGGAAATTATTACTTttcaaaaatacttaaatatcaAGTTTATTTTGTAACTAAGAAGAtgttaaatgtaaataatttataatttttttaaattatttaaatgaattaaggtaaaattttaaattatatgagaattttttaatttaaaatattgtctataattttagaattataaattAGACAACATCAACTCAAGGGTaagacaataaaataattacttgaattttttaatttaaatcaagtGAAAAGTAAGGCCAATGAAGCAATTACTTTAgcccatttatttttttaaatcctcttttttatatattttttaaataataattttaaaaactcaaattttgaaagactaacaataattatcataatataaaaatattttaatttaatatttaaccaatataatttaatcttaattaatttttaaaatttaaaagaatacatattaaatatttcatttttaatgcTTAATCCGCTATATCTTCAATAACTAAGTAACTTTTTAAACTTCTATTATTTATCCTAAAATCTCCTTGAGTcagaatcataaaaaaaatctaaattttgataaaaatatatattttgatatattaattaattttaattatttctcttaaattttacttattgttataaaaaaatatttaaatgtattttattattttaaatttttgttaattaattattttaaaagctGTAGTCCCCATTAGGACTTTAGTTGCAAGCAATTATCTTCCTATAGTgtgtaataaatgttttttttaagtagattgtgattgttGGAATTGGCGTCAAGTGTTCTGCGTGTGTATTTTTGTGCTTATCCTGCCTTGATGCCATCCAAGTATTCCATCAGGTCTTTAGGGagacataaataaatttaagaacCGGGACATAATGGGTTTGATtcatttacattaatttttgagattttatatatatatatatatatatatttttatggttaatgttaaaaaaaattgctgaTCTTAGAATTGAACTAAGGTCGGGTTATAACAAGGATTTGGTTTTCATCTTGGAAGACCcgtatttgaaaaattatctatTACACatagattttgttattttataaacttctaaaatgataaaaatgaatacCAATGTGGGGTTTTAaaagtttcaatttttatttcgTTGTGAAAAAAAGGAATTTAGTATATACAatactacaaaaaaaattttaattcaaaatgaaCCTTTTCTTCGTATCtggagttttaaaaaattacttgtaCAATTCAACGAGCTAGTTTCTtgcttaaaattatttttatatatttattatagaataaaaaaacaggGTTATATTTGAGTGATTCTGGTATATAAAAAACTTCCAATAGGTTACTTCTctgtttttgtgtgtgttttttaaaaaaaatcactctaTTACTAAGTTGATTATTAAACTTTCTGCAACATCTGCGTTACTAGACTAACATAATTTGCAGGTTGTTGTTAGACAAATTCTTCGTGTTTGTTACAATGCGCCAGGAGATGCGCAGTTGCTACAGAGTCACACGGTGTTTGTTATACACTGAATCAAAGATACGCTTCATACGAATCACAGGTGTTCGTTACACTGCATACGTTAAAGAGACGCTTGTTACGTTACTGCATACCCATCAAAGATACATGTTATAGAGTCACATCGATCTTGTGTCCTCCTTGCTCTCCTTTTATTCCCTCTTCCTTTGAAAGTGTTCTCACTCTCATTATCAAAGATACACGCAAGGCTGTTACTCTTCTCTGCAACAACACTAGCTGCACCATGAACCACATAGGAAGTGTTCTTGCTCTCTGCATCATCTTGGTAAGCAACGTCtcctcaattttatttaaactttcATATCTTTTTACTAATTTAATTACTGTTTTATTGCGTTATTTCAGATCACACCAACCGCCACCCATGCACTTGGGAACAGAGTTTACTGGCATAAGATGTTACCCAACTCTCCCATCCCGAGAGCCATTTTGGACCTTggttctctcttttctctcatctttttctcttaTATGTCAAGAAACCTTAGAAGtttaattaataatgttttatataaGTGCAGATGAACTGGACAAAGAAAAGTTCAACGTTGATCTCTATGATCCAGTGAACAACGGCTTCGGGTATAGTATTAATGGATACGTTAGCGGTGCCTCGGCACCAGTCCATGTCCATGATGTCTTCAACGGAACACTCTTCTTTTTAGAAAAGGACGTGAATCCAGGTTCTAAATTCCAACTCCGGTTCACCAAGATGGCCTCTAGTTCACCTTTAATATCTCGTTTACAGGCAAACACTATCCCCTTCTCATCAAACAAATTGCTTGAGATCCTAACTCGTATTCAGGTCAAGCCAACATCTGCTACCGCTTCTGTCATGAACAAGACGCTCATAGAGTGTGAGGGGCCAACCTTGGACGGAGAGAGTAAGCACTGTGCTACATCCTTGGAATCCATGGTGGAGTTCATCATGCTGAGTTTGGGAACGAGAGACGTGCAAGCAAGCTCGACAACAATAACTGAGAAGAGTGGTAATTTTGAAGCGAAAAAGACCTACAATTTTGCTTCAGTTGGTGTGCATGCATTGGGCAGAGATGAGTTGGTGGCGGCGTGCCACTTGCAGCCTTACCCATACGCAGTGTTTTACTGCCACACAACAGAGAAGACCAAGGCGTACACAATAGCGTTGGAAGGAAATGATGGGACGAAGGTGGAGGCTATAGCTGTATGCCATTGCGACACCTCTAAGTGGAACCCGAAGCACTTGTCTTTCCAGGTGCTCAAAGTGAAACCTGGGAGTGTGCCGGTTTGTCACTTCATGCCAGAGGACGATGTTCTGTGGACCATTAGGAACTAGCAGAGGACAATGTTATGTGGCTGGTAATAGGTGGATGCAGTACGTCAGATAATAATAAAGATTGTGTTTagttctcaataaaattatGTCTAGTTCTCCATGTGAGATTGTAATAAGATTGTGTTTAGTTTTCAATAAGGTTGTGTCTAGTTTTCTACGTGAGATTGTAATAAGATCGTGCCTAGTTCTCTACGTGAGATTGTAATAAGATTTGTGTCTATAATTACCTTAAAAGTGCATGTGTATGGCATCATGCTACACGCTTTTTCACATTTGGAgcaaattgataaataaaaaagatcgATAAAACAAAACAGTGGCTTGAAGGATAGTGAATTATCTTGAAAATGTTTTTGCAATGCATTCTAGAGTAAGGCTTGAATTTGTAAGTAGGTATTTTACTTCGTTTGTTCTTTCTTGCTATAGCACCGAGTGATCTGATAGAACTTTAATCCAGATTTACGTTTGATGAGTTCTTGATTGTGGTTTTCTTTGGCACCATGTGCAGGGCCCGAATATCTTATTGGATGATAGTCTTTCTAGTGAAGTTGATAAAAACTTGTTACATGCTGTAAAGGACTCTATTGTTCAGGGGTGAGCACTTTTCTGCcataaatagaaactcatttttCCATAATTGGCTTTCTCCTTACTTGCCTTACAAGCTGCTGATCTCCCTTGTTAAATGCTCATCTTTGACAGTTTCCAATGGGGTGCCCGTGAAGGGCCTCTTTGTGATGAGCCCATCCGAAATGTAAAATTCAAAATACTACATGCGTCAATTGCTCAAGAACCATTGCATAGAGGTGGTGGCCAGATCATCCCCACCGCAAGGCGAGTTGTTTACTCTGCGTTTCTCATGGCAACTCCCCGGCTTATGGAGCCTGTTTACTATGTAGAGGCAATGCTGCTTCTTGTTCTAGGAAATCTGGAGAGAAAATAAGTGGTGGTAATATTGTCAAATCATTTGATTTCTTGTCATCtatgtattaatttaatttttccccTTGGAAATTTTACGGATTCAAACACCAATAGATTGTGTCTCTGCCATATACACAGTATTGTCTCGGAGACGTGAACATGTAACAGCTGATGTCCCTAAGCCAGGCACCCCTGCTTACATTGTGAAGGTTTGTTTCTAATGATATTCAATATCCTTTCCAAATGAACACTTGAACCTTAACCATCAGCTGGTAATAATTTCAGGCATTTCTGCCGGTGATTGAATCATTTGGCTTCGAGACGGACCTGAGGTATCATACACAGGGGAAAGCATTTTGCCTTTCAGTATTTGATCACTGGGCTGTAGTTCCCGGTGATCTGCTTGACAAGAGCATTGTCCTCCGGCCCCTTGAACCTGCACCAATTCAGCACCTTGCGCGTGAGTTTATGGCGAAAACCAGACGCAGAAAGGTACAAAGCTCTTCATATTCTCTGCTATTTTACTGTGTATTTTTTTGAAGATAAACATCTGATCTTGAGCCTCATTTGACAGGGTATGAGCGAGGATGTGAGCATTAACAAGTT is a window from the Dioscorea cayenensis subsp. rotundata cultivar TDr96_F1 chromosome 2, TDr96_F1_v2_PseudoChromosome.rev07_lg8_w22 25.fasta, whole genome shotgun sequence genome containing:
- the LOC120279961 gene encoding BURP domain-containing protein 3-like encodes the protein MNHIGSVLALCIILITPTATHALGNRVYWHKMLPNSPIPRAILDLDELDKEKFNVDLYDPVNNGFGYSINGYVSGASAPVHVHDVFNGTLFFLEKDVNPGSKFQLRFTKMASSSPLISRLQANTIPFSSNKLLEILTRIQVKPTSATASVMNKTLIECEGPTLDGESKHCATSLESMVEFIMLSLGTRDVQASSTTITEKSGNFEAKKTYNFASVGVHALGRDELVAACHLQPYPYAVFYCHTTEKTKAYTIALEGNDGTKVEAIAVCHCDTSKWNPKHLSFQVLKVKPGSVPVCHFMPEDDVLWTIRN
- the LOC120279173 gene encoding 110 kDa U5 small nuclear ribonucleoprotein component CLO-like; the encoded protein is CVSAIYTVLSRRREHVTADVPKPGTPAYIVKAFLPVIESFGFETDLRYHTQGKAFCLSVFDHWAVVPGDLLDKSIVLRPLEPAPIQHLAREFMAKTRRRKGMSEDVSINKFFDEAMVVELAQQAADLHQQMM